The genomic window AACCAAGTTTCAGCTGGAGGTTGGGGATTATAGAGCATAGATTTGCGTTGCCAGTCCTCTCCCCTATGCCGTTTATGGTTCCGTGGACCTGCCTTGCTCCTGCCAAGACAGCCATTATTGAGTTAGCAACAGCAGTCTCCGAATCGTTGTGAGCGTGGATGCCAACTTTTACCTGGGGAAACCTTTCCGTTACGTGCTTAGTTATATCATAGACCTCATGGGGTAGCTTGCCCCCGTTTGTGTCGCACAAAACGATCCAGTCAGCACCACCCCTAACGGCAGCTTCCAGAACTGCAAGGGCATACTCGGGGTTAGCTTTAAAACCGTCAAAAAAGTGCTCCGCATCAAATATAACCTCTTCAACATGTTTCTTCAAAAATTCAACGGACTCATAGACCATATCAAGGTTCTCATCAAGGGTGGTTTTAAGAGCTTCGGTAACATGCATATCCCAGCTCTTCCCGAATATGGTTACAACGGGCGTACCTGCCTTTATCAAAGCCTCTATCTGTTTGTCCTCCTTAACCGATTTACCGGGTTTTCTCGTTGAACCAAAAGTTACCGGTTTCGCATGGGAGAGATTCATACCTTTAATCTTTTGAAAGAATAGGTTATCCTTCGGATTGGCATAGGGCCATCCACCTTCAATGTAGTCTATACCGAACTCGTCAAGCTTTTGAGCTATCCTGAGCTTATCCTCAAGAGAGAAGTTTACACCCTCAGCCTGGGAGCCGTCTCTGAGCGTTGTGTCGTATATGTAAACCTTTTCCATAGTTGATAATAATAGACTATATCTCGTCCCTTTCAATCATATTTTCAAGGGCTTTCAGAAGAAAGACCATATCGTCAGGGTTGTGGTAGGAAAGGTTTACTTCAAGATCAGTGAGAACCTTTCTTGCCTCATCACCGCTTAACCTTGACAGGATATACGCCTTTATAGAGACGGAGACCCAGTCTTCATAGGAAGGTTTAAGCTCAAGGATTTTTCTTAAACTCACCCTGTATGTGGGGTTAAACTCGGACAGCTCAATAAGAGCGAGACCTAACCAGGCTATATCCCTTCCAAGATTAAGATTCACCCTCTTATTTTTCTTGACGCCGGTGTCGTAGTATCTGTAAAGACCCTCTTGAGTCAGGAGGTTCATCAAAAGGTAGTCTGTGCATCTGAACGCTGTATCTAAAAACTGTTTGCTTTCTAGCTTTCTGTAAAGCTCCAGTAGAGCAAGAATGGCTTTGGCGTTGTCTTCCACTATTATTGCAGTATCCACCGGTGGTGGTTTTCTCCTTTTCCTGTCCTGAGGGTCAAGGTTGTAGTATTCTGGGTCGGAGACCTGAGCGTTGAAGAAACAACCGCTCTCCCTGTGTAGGAGAAAAGTTATCAGATAGGAGTAAGTTCCCAGAGCTTTGCCTAGAAAGTCTCTATCCCTGGTGACACGGTACGCCTCCAAAAGGGCAGGTATCATCAGAGCGTTTACCATAAGGGATTTAGAAGTTTCAAAGTAAAACTCGTACACACGGGTCCTATCATAAAAATTAAAGAATCCCCCATCTACAGGGTCGTACAGGAACTCTATATCTTTTCTAAGAGAGAAAAGAACTTCATCGGTGAGAAGTGCTCTCTCAAGTAGGAAATCGTAGGTTAGTGGTGTACTCCACTTAAATACGCTCCCCCTCTTAGAGGGCGAGGAAAAACCACCGTAAAAACTATCGTATCTTCCTTTCAAATCGGTAAGGAAGTATTGCAACAGGAGCTGGTATGTTTCTTTACCCGGAAGCTGAATCTTGTAAGTTTCATTCTTATCAGTTGGACTTGCTTCACCTCTGCGAACAAGGTACAGGATTTCCTTCAGGTCCTCAGATTTTACAGAGCCGTGGAATTTCAGAAGAACCTTCTCTCTTTGGTCCAGCACAACTGTT from Hydrogenivirga caldilitoris includes these protein-coding regions:
- a CDS encoding thioredoxin family protein — its product is MRFLLLLLLVLLVHSCERELRDKAPDIGWYTSYPSALKEAEIAGKPVFLYFSAVWCSWCREYEKELVKIAPYISENFVPLNLDSDRDRELFLKFGGRGTPLTVVLDQREKVLLKFHGSVKSEDLKEILYLVRRGEASPTDKNETYKIQLPGKETYQLLLQYFLTDLKGRYDSFYGGFSSPSKRGSVFKWSTPLTYDFLLERALLTDEVLFSLRKDIEFLYDPVDGGFFNFYDRTRVYEFYFETSKSLMVNALMIPALLEAYRVTRDRDFLGKALGTYSYLITFLLHRESGCFFNAQVSDPEYYNLDPQDRKRRKPPPVDTAIIVEDNAKAILALLELYRKLESKQFLDTAFRCTDYLLMNLLTQEGLYRYYDTGVKKNKRVNLNLGRDIAWLGLALIELSEFNPTYRVSLRKILELKPSYEDWVSVSIKAYILSRLSGDEARKVLTDLEVNLSYHNPDDMVFLLKALENMIERDEI